In one window of Harpia harpyja isolate bHarHar1 chromosome 11, bHarHar1 primary haplotype, whole genome shotgun sequence DNA:
- the CMPK1 gene encoding UMP-CMP kinase, with protein sequence MKPVVVFVLGGPGAGKGTQCARIVEKYGYTHLSAGDLLRDERKRPGSQYGELIESYIKEGEIVPVEITISLLKRAMDQTMAANSQKNKFLIDGFPRNEDNLQGWNKTMDGKADVSFVLFFDCDNEICIGRCLERGKSSGRSDDNRESLEKRIHTYLQSTKPIIDLYERMGKVRKVDASKSVDEVFEKVVQIFDKEG encoded by the exons ATGAAGCCCGTCGTCGTCTTCGTCCTCGGCGGGCCCGGGGCGGGCAAGGGGACGCAGTGCGCTCGCATCGTGGAG AAATACGGCTACACGCACCTTTCTGCTGGTGACCTCCTTCGAGATGAACGAAAAAGGCCAGGCTCACAGTATGGAGAACTCATTGAGAGCTACATTAAGGAGGGAGAAATTGTACCGGTTGAAATAACAATCAGCTTGCTGAAGAGG GCTATGGATCAAACAATGGCTGCCAATTCCCAGAAGAACAAGTTCTTGATTGATGGATTTCCCAGGAATGAAGATAATCTTCAAGGCTGGAATAAAACTATGGATGGAAAGGCGGatgtttcttttgttctctttttcgATTGTGACAATGAG ATATGTATTGGCCGCTGTCTTGAAAGAGGCAAGAGCAGTGGTAGGAGTGATGATAATCGGGAGAGTCTGGAAAAGAG AATTCATACGTATCTGCAGTCTACTAAGCCTATAATAGATTTGTATGAGAGAATGGGAAAAGTCAGAAAAGTGGATGCTTCTAAGTCTGTTGATGAA GTTTTTGAAAAAGTTGTACAAATTTTCGACAAAGAAGGCTAA